A region of the Anolis sagrei isolate rAnoSag1 chromosome 4, rAnoSag1.mat, whole genome shotgun sequence genome:
GGTACTGTAATACTAACATGCATACCCTTTTCTATGTTTTGGGTGACCAGATATGATAGAGGCACGCAACATGTGGCCCTCTAGATCAATTAGTGTGCCCCACAAGCCTTTGGTAGCATCTCAGAACCCAAGGTGTGACAGTATTGTCTGTTGCAACTTAGTGAATGTAAAACACAATTTGCTACAGCCACAGAAAGACTCCTGCCTTTTCTATCTCCCTCTGTCTTGTGTTCTCTACCTGAAATGGAGCCTCCAGTTCTTTCAAAGTTTTGCAGCCTTCTGGGTTTTATAGTATCTTTTAAATTATTAGgggttttatttctgtttttagtAAATTGGGCTAATCTTATTGTtgttaatttgtattttttgaatattgttgtatttatatattgttgCATTATTGAGTGCTTTCtatgagccgccccgagtctctttgtggagatggtggcaggatacaaataaagctttattattactattatttttattattgacacaaaagcacagtatgtcacagcaaatgagatctatatgctggatttcgtatcacaaaatcacaagtcgaacacttcccaagcgtctaggactgtgtgatatattttcgaatgatgtgcacagatccaagtaaggtggtcttttgcagttgacagatcatgattttgtcgatgtttattgtttccaaatgccagctgagatcttttggcatggcacccagtgtgccgatgaccactgggaccacctgtactggtttatgccagagcctttgcagttcgattttgaggtcttgatagcagctgagtttttcctgttgtttttcctcaatggtatggtgacatcaataatccagactattattattattattattattattattattattattattccagaacCTAGAATGTAGTTCCCACTTGCCCCACACAGCTCTCTATCCAGGATATAGTAATAAAAAATCCTGCTTTTGTGAAGCACACGAAGGCAAGGAATGAGGATCACAGCAGACTATTTCCATTCCCTCCATGGCTTGCTGCTATCACCCTCTTTATGCATCCTCCTTTACTTTTGGATAGCAGTCAGAGCAGATAATCTTTGTGAAAACTGCAGTTTTGTGTAGTACAAATGACACAAATCAGACATATTGCATAGGTCTGCAATTGCGATTCTTCCTTCAAAGCAACTCTGACTTAATGGCAAACATTAAACTTAACATCACTGCTTAATTTAGTATTGCTTGGATATAAGTGTAGTAAATACACTTATTCATCTTTCATTATTAGAGTAAGAAAGTGAATTGAAGACACAGCAAAGTTGGTGAGGTGTAGGTCCACCACCACATTTTGTTTCTCTAGTTTTTCCATTACAGTGTAGGGCAAAGTACAACTGTGGAATGGTTTCTTTTGTCATTCTACATTTTCTAGGAAATGATTAGAATTCAACTACATCTTCATCTTCTACAAAATAAGGAAAAACTGTTTTTTTATACTCTTGCAAGTAAGATACTAATATATTGCTAGGAAATGATACATTTAACGTATGTTGAAATGACATTCAAAAGTTATTTTTGTAATGTTCAGAGAATGTGTCTTGATTTTGCTTATCTAGGTAGTCAGAGGATTACTGAGTATATGCAGAGATATTTTTACAACATAGATAATTAATCTAGCTGAGAATCTAAGAGTGCTGAGTTTTGCCATTTTGGTTTTTCAAATACAGGTTAGTCCGACCGTTGCAGCCAAAGAACTGTCTGTATCCGATACAGATGTTTCAGAGGCTTCTTGGACTGACAATGGAACTTTCAATTTATCAGAAGGAAACACTCCACAGACAGACATATCTGATGGTAGGTACTATGACTTTGTCACCTTCTGTTTTTTAACAAAGGAAAGATGCTTGACAAATAAACACAGAAGTTTACGTTCTGTCATTTAGTGCTATGTGTATGGTACGTCTTGGCACCAGTGTTTCAACTTTTAAATTTAGAAGAAAAAAGTTTCCTTTTTTGTGAGACGTTTCAGTGTTGATGCTATAATTTCAGAATGAACAACCTGACCTCCCCCTTCCAATCCTATAAGTGTAGAGTGTAATTAAAAAAACTCATTTGACATTTTTCTAGTAATCCCAAATCATTCAGGAGTGTTTGCTTTACAAGTTTTCAAACATCATGAGCAGGTACTTTTGATTCTTCATGTCACTAGAGATTGCACCCAGATCTGTATGTGAATacagccagtccccaagttatgaacaagacaggttaTTAAGTTAAATTttatgtaagttagaacaggtacattttaaagtgtaactctatcTATCAATggaaagcatagagaagggtCAACACCtctgtgctgtttgttttgctgtctctgtctctgttcagaagatttcacctcactttccctgtgagaattggattttgaaaaaactggattgttgtgaaaacaaggattggtgagaaagcttcagtggagacacctttttccctatgattactcttccaggagtgaatttccctttgtaggggtagatttctctcacttcctgttgtattactcccattcttaactaagagttgtttataagttggatgtttgtaactcaaggactgccagAATACTGGATATTTAAGAGGCACCTGATGCCTAGACAAATGCCagactattagtagtagtagtcataGTAGTAGCAGTATTGCTACTACTACCTCTACTACTACCAACATTTCCCAGAAAATAAGACCTAACTGGAAAATAAGCCCTACCATGATATTTCAGGATGGTTGTAAGATAAGCCCTATCCCAAAAATAAGCCACAGTTAAGATCATCTGCTAGACACATTTACCAGTAGTACATCTATTGCAACACACAAGAGACATGttgaattataaaataatattaatatataactaaatgtaaataaataatattattgacattagtactttaaaaaaatgataatataAATTGTAATTAAGTATTTCTAAATATCCAAGCAGGTGCCTTTGGATAAATAAACACCGATGTAAACACTAGATAAACTCAAGACTTATTGCCAAATGACCAGAGTACAGACAAAATGCACAAATAAGATGTGCACTTGATACATGAAAAAATGAGACATCTCCTGAAAATAAACCATAATGCATCTTTGGAGCAAAACTTAACCCGGTTTTATTTTCAGGGAAATACATTGGATCACAGATACCAAAGAGACAGTGGATTTCTCCTCTCTTAACACTTTTTCTGTTTAATAGATTTTGATCGTCCCAGTGACCATGAGGAGGTCTTCACCAGAGATCTTGCAGAATTTCCATCTGTGGAAAATGGCACGGCTACAAACGATGAGGATGATTCCAGCATTGGCCTGCCTGCCCaccaagggaagaagaaggatcGTCTCTCCGCAGCCCCCTTGGACCGGGGCACCCAGCCGAGGCGGGAAGGGCACTCTGCAGCAGGCCTCTCCCTGCCTTTGATCGACAACCAGGCCGCCAATATGGCAAGAGCCATTGCTAGTGAGGTTGTCACGTCCGTGGTGTCGGCAGCTGTCAGAGACCAGTTGCAGTTCCTGCAAGCAGAACCCAATTTAAGTGAAGAGACAGACACAGAGGAAGGCGATGATTTTGAACTACTTGACCAGTCGGAGCTTGAGCAGATGGAGAGTGAACTGGAACTTACCAAAGGCCAGAAGGCAGAGCTAGAGGGAAACAAGAAGTCCTCAGGCTTCCTCTCAAACTTGCTTGGGGGTCATTAATATGCAGATTGGAGCTGCTTCATAGTATATAGCCAAAACAAAATACAGAcgtaaaaggcaaaaaaaaaaaaaaagataaaaaagaaaatgatgAGCTGCAAGCTCCATCTATTTTAGATGTGCTGTAACGTCCTTCATACAGAGTGAACTTGTTATAGAGCAGTTGACGCTGGTAGTTTTGTTTCCAATAGCGATGCCATAGAAATGGGGAGAAACACATATCCCATTATTTTGTCTCAAAGGAATATAAGAGGCAAGTATATATATGGGGCAAGTATACTTGCTAAATGTAGCTCCCTTTTGGCTGTAACCAAATCCTCTTCACCTCCAGCCTGTTTACTCTTATTTTTCGAACATATTGGCAGCAGTGCTTCAGGGAGAGAAAATACCAACAGGGAACAAGAAGCCATCATGTCCTAGTTGCCTCCTGTGTAGCAGAATATCAATACCTCCAGAATGGAGAAGGGTCGGAATACACTTGCAAATATCATCTAATTTATGAAATCAGGGTGCCATCATCAAAATTGATTgccattttatgtattatttgctTAAATTCCCCAATATCCTTATTGTCCAAGACAGGATGATGCATTTTCTAATTATGGCAAAACATTGAGGCTTTAGAgccttataaaatacattaacatTATGCTTCCTCCACGTCCCATCTGAAACCTTGCATTAGGCCCTAGAAAATGAAGCAAAAATGCTGTGTTTAAGACTATATGTCAATTCTGTGTGGGATGTGTACCCAGCGTGAAGCTGACTCTGGGATGCAAGGACGGGGAAATGGAGAAGATCATTGCTGAAGTTGGATTGGCAGTCTCTTTATCTCCAGCTCCATCCACTGAGTGGTCTTTTTCTTCCAAAACATCACTGTAGGATTGTATTTAAAACTATAGAGACCTTTGATACTGAGTTCTCCCACAAAAGAAATACAGAATATATCTGGCCTATAAGATTTTGCCATAAAACACTCCTAATATTAACACTTATCTTATTCTGTGGCAGATTTTGGGTCATCTTAAAAACAGAACATACTCTTCTATACTTTTTGGTTTACCTTTTGAAATTGATGGAAACAGGCAGTGCCTTATTAAGGTAAACCAAAGTTGAACGGAAGAAATGCACCTAGTTGTAGTAGCATGGTGTAAAAAGCCAGCAGATTGAGGGACCATATCATCTCTTTTGACTTTATGTCAGACTCTTACAGAGTTTTGCTGACATTCTAACATGAAAATTGTTACCTTGTGACCCTTCACCCCTCAGCTGAGTGGGTGATTTTCTGTCATAGCAATAATAATGAAGTTAATATTGCTGAAGAATATACCGGTGTATTAAAAAATATGCTGgaagctattttttttcttttcactccTGTCCTATCCAAAATGTTTAATAAGACCCCAGGCAAACAAGATCAAACAACCCTGGTATCAATTCTCACTCTGAAGTAGCTTGATCAAGGTATCTCAGTACCCTTTAGTACTACTTGATACTACTAACCATTCATGATGTGCAGAAGTATGTGGAAGTGGTTGCCTGTGATCACCCAGATTTGCGCATTTGGATGATAGTACAGACCCAGAGGGGCAAGTGCTTCTTATGGATTATACTTGTGTCTGTGGAATGGGTACCACCTCTTCTTTCTGTTGGTCAAGCTGGTGCCTTCATTCTTTAGCCCGGCACTATACAGGAAGCAGGATTTATTCCCTGCCAAAGATGAGAGGCATCAGCATTATCCTAAGCATATTTACTCTATAGCAAGTCCCATTCTCTTAAGTAGGAGCTATCCATAGTAAGTGTGTTTAGGATTGCAGTCGGCATTAGTAAAATCACTCCTTAATGCAATATTTTGGTTGTTGCTACCAATCATATACCCCTCAAGTAATATACACACGTTCTCGGGTTTTTATGTAGTTTTAGCTTTGATTTTATTGGGATCATCTCTCAAGTTTTTAGCAAACACGTGAAGGAGCTTCTTACAGATACTACAAATCATATTTCTGAAAAAGATGTATGCTAAAGCAAAACTGATAGTAATCTCTACCTCCTTTTCAACATGTGCTTCCTGTTCATGATGGAGATagagattattatttatttgatttatatgccATTGTTCCCCCTAAATTGGGACTGAAAGTGGCTCACAATGCGACCAACACATAAAATGTTGAATTAAACACATTTTAGAAACACATTAATGAAGGAAGTAGAACTCCCACCCATTTAAGAAACAATAGGAGAGAATGAAACCTTACCCGTTGTATGGATAAGGCTGCAATTTTAATCGCTCTTACTTTGGAGTAAATAACTTAAGTCAGTGGGATTTACTTCTAAGTAAACATGCACTAGGCTGCACTGTGGAAGAAATAGAGTCTATTTgacaaggcagtaggaaaaggttTGATGAAGACTTATACGTGAACTGGTAGAGCATCATCCCAGTTGTGTTGTATATTGTAACTGTGTGCactttattgttttgtttcaaGAAATGTTTCAGGGATTTCCAAATATCAGATATAATGGTACTTTTCTAAGAAATAAAGTTCCATCTATCGGTTAAAGCAGGAGGGCCTGCTTGAGACTTGTAAATAATTATCTTTCTGGTATCAGGACTAAAAAATACAGTCCTTATGCGACAAAATAAAGACCCAGTCATGAAAACAATTGTGTAGCTGCACTAATTCACCATCTCCCATACTTTACCCAGAAGAATCTTGTTTACAGTCTGAGAAAATGAATTTACAGCACACCCAACAGTGTAGCATAATGActgggatggatggatgtgtgGACACAATTTTAGCCATTTACTGAACTGTTTTCATTTCAGAAGAGGATTACAAGGATGCCATTAGAGAAATACAAAAATCCTACTAGCTGAATGGTTTGTGTGGCTCTTTGCAGACTGCCAGCATTTACTGACCTGGAGTATGAAATAAAAGCACTGATTCCT
Encoded here:
- the RETREG1 gene encoding reticulophagy regulator 1 isoform X2; translated protein: MISKNSLGMSEGEDLGRIESWEVIDSKSEYRLWLNQCLEEAMMSFAIFLQEMSHFKEQNPGKFCLLVCSVCTFFTVLGSYVPGIVLSYLIVLCAFLCPFFARNEFGQKVYSSIKPLLLKLDFGVGDYIQQKLKEKAELIKIKLTEDDTELDISALCPKVSPTVAAKELSVSDTDVSEASWTDNGTFNLSEGNTPQTDISDDFDRPSDHEEVFTRDLAEFPSVENGTATNDEDDSSIGLPAHQGKKKDRLSAAPLDRGTQPRREGHSAAGLSLPLIDNQAANMARAIASEVVTSVVSAAVRDQLQFLQAEPNLSEETDTEEGDDFELLDQSELEQMESELELTKGQKAELEGNKKSSGFLSNLLGGH